A window of the Cannabis sativa cultivar Pink pepper isolate KNU-18-1 chromosome X, ASM2916894v1, whole genome shotgun sequence genome harbors these coding sequences:
- the LOC115723739 gene encoding uncharacterized protein LOC115723739 — protein sequence MEECENAFQELKRQPAKPLVLSKPLDGEELGIYLAVTEHVVSVVLIREENNIQHTVYYISKRLVEAERRYPLIEKLPYCLILATRKLRPFFQAHPNRVYTDQPLRQVLQKPDASGQLLKWVVELGQYEIFFQPRTTIKGQALIDFVVECTGKDESISKNNLEPVQEPQPSNNEDKPTWKLHVDWSEYEALIVDMKLAWELHAEHIEICSDSQLVVNHVSGEYKARGEKKIAYLSKIHYLLAQFKSYVLKKILRDENTTADTLARLASSNITDKAKLLPIEFLEKPSITCSEEIRMIDTSLNWMTPIAAYLNTEELPSNRNEAQKMMRKAARYIILDGVMYRRGFSMSLLRCVTEEEAAQLLSDVLDGFCGNHAAGQSLSKKILRQGYFWPTIIEDSKAYVKKCDKFQRFLKIPCALPNEITLMQSPWHFAIWGIDLIEKFPKGKGGVQYAVVAVDCFTKWTEAKPLATIKSKKVQDFMGKNIICRFKIPYKIVSDNGKQFDSQSFTHFCANHGIMKSLSAVAYP from the exons ATGGAGGAATGTGAGAATGCCTTTCAAGAGCTAAAAAGACAACCTGCGAAACCTCtcgtactctcaaaacctctaGACGGAGAAGAGTTAGGGATATACCTGGCTGTTACAGAGCATGTTGTAAGTGTCGTACTGATCAGGGAAGAAAACAATATCCAGCATACGGTCTATTACATCAGCAAAAGACTTGTTGAAGCTGAACGACGATATCCACTGATAGAAAAGCTCCCTTACTGCCTAATCTTAGCAACAAGGAAGCTAAGGCCTttctttcaagctcatcctaatCGGGTATACACTGACCAACCATTACGCCAAGTATTACAAAAACCTGATGCCTCTGGACAATTACTCAAATGGGTAGTGGAGTTAGGCCAGTACGAAATCtttttccaaccccgaacaacaATTAAAGGACAGGCTTTAATAGATTTTGTAGTTGAGTGTACGGGCAAAGATGAAAGCATTTCAAAAAACAATCTGGAGCCAGTACAAGAACCTCAGCCGAGCAACAATGAAGACAAACCTACTTGGAAGTTACATGTAGATTGGTCAG AATATGAAGCCCTCATTGTCGACATGAAACTTGCTTGGGAACTACATGCCGAGCATATTGAGATCTGCAGTGACTCACAGTTAGTagtaaatcatgtatctgggGAGTACAAGGCTCGAGGAGAAAAAAAGATAGCTTATTTAAGCAAAATACATTACTTGCTTGCCCAATTCAAGAGCTATGTCCTCAAGAAAATTCTAAGAGATGAAAATACAACAGCTGACACCTTAGCCCGACTTGCAAGCAGTAACATAACTGATAAGGCTAAATTACTCCCAATCGAGTTTCTTGAAAAACCTAGTATCACCTGCTCGGAAGAAATTAGGATGATTGACACATCTCtgaactggatgacgccaatagcagcctacctcaacaCTGAGGAACTCCCAAGTAATAGAAACGAAGCTCAAAAAATGATGAGAAAGGCTGCACGGTACATCATCTTAGATGGAGTCATGTATAGAAGGGGATTCTCTATGTCGTTACTCAGGTGTGTTACAGAAGAAGAAGCTGCACAACTTTTGTCTGATGTACTCGATGGATTTTGTGGCAACCATGCAGCCGGGCAAAGtctatcaaagaaaattctaaggcaaggatATTTCTGGCCGACCATAATTGAAGATTCAAAGGCCTACGTTAAGAAATGTGACAAATTCCAAAGATTTTTGAAGATACCTTGTGCACTGCCCAATGAAATAACTTTGATGCAAAGTCCTTGGCATTTTGctatttggggaattgacctaatcgaAAAATTTCCTAAAGGCAAAGGTGGGGTACAATATGCAGTGGTTGCAGTAGACTGTTTCACGAAATGGACAGAAGCCAAGCCATTGGCAACAATCAAATCCAAGAAAGTGCAAGACTTCATGGGGAAAAATATAATATGCAGGTTCAAAATACCGtacaagatagtctcagacaatggcaaACAATTTGATAGTCAATCCTTCACTCATTTCTGTGCAAACCATGGAATCATGAAGAGCCTCTCCGCAGTAGCATATCCCTAA